A DNA window from Myxococcales bacterium contains the following coding sequences:
- the trmFO gene encoding methylenetetrahydrofolate--tRNA-(uracil(54)-C(5))-methyltransferase (FADH(2)-oxidizing) TrmFO: MATKAGHEGWVTVIGGGLAGCEAAFQLAEAGLRVRLVESKPAAISPAHHSVLLAEIVCSNSLRSDSPEHPAGLLKAELRRAGSLILAGADATRVPAGEALAVDRWAFAKWVTTKIAFHPRIVLVRQRVDTLPEGPTIVATGPLTGGGLARTLGALCGKPLYFYDAIAPIVEADSIDMSKAFRASRYDKGNDRPEAAPDGDYINCPLSRDEYHAFLEAVRAGRKVEAHAFEQAKYFEGCLPIEVMADRGDKVLAFGPMKPVGLTDPRTGRRPYAVVQLRAENVHGSAFNLVGFQTRLAYPEQQRIFRMIPGLEKAEFLRYGSIHRNSYVDAPRLLGPELELRQRPHVHLAGQITGVEGYIESTAMGLVAGKLVAGRLLGRPVAPPPPETAMGALYHHITRPRAPAEPFVPMNINYGLMPPLADAPRGGKADRRRALAHRAESCFGAWDAAPGGGEAGAHTAPADGAAP; this comes from the coding sequence ATGGCAACGAAGGCAGGTCACGAAGGGTGGGTCACCGTGATTGGCGGAGGGCTCGCCGGGTGCGAAGCGGCCTTCCAGCTGGCCGAGGCAGGCTTGCGGGTTCGCCTCGTCGAATCGAAGCCGGCCGCGATCTCGCCCGCGCATCACAGCGTATTGCTTGCGGAGATCGTGTGCTCGAACAGCCTGCGCTCCGATAGCCCCGAACACCCCGCCGGTCTCTTGAAGGCGGAGTTGCGGCGTGCGGGCTCGTTGATTCTGGCCGGCGCCGACGCCACGCGTGTTCCTGCGGGCGAAGCGCTCGCGGTGGATCGCTGGGCTTTCGCGAAGTGGGTCACCACCAAAATCGCGTTCCATCCGCGCATCGTGCTCGTCCGCCAGAGGGTGGACACGTTGCCCGAGGGTCCCACGATCGTGGCCACGGGGCCGCTCACGGGAGGGGGCCTGGCGCGCACGCTGGGGGCTCTATGTGGAAAGCCTTTGTACTTCTACGACGCCATTGCGCCCATCGTCGAAGCCGACTCCATCGACATGTCGAAGGCTTTTCGGGCCTCCCGCTACGACAAGGGCAACGACCGGCCCGAGGCGGCGCCGGATGGTGACTACATCAACTGCCCTCTGTCGCGCGACGAGTACCATGCCTTCCTCGAGGCGGTGCGCGCCGGACGCAAGGTGGAGGCGCATGCCTTCGAGCAAGCCAAGTATTTCGAGGGGTGTCTTCCGATCGAGGTCATGGCTGACCGCGGTGACAAGGTCCTGGCGTTCGGCCCGATGAAACCCGTGGGGCTTACGGACCCGCGGACCGGGCGGCGGCCTTACGCCGTGGTTCAGCTGCGTGCCGAAAACGTGCACGGCTCGGCCTTCAACCTGGTCGGGTTCCAGACCCGGCTTGCCTACCCGGAGCAGCAGCGCATCTTTCGCATGATCCCCGGTCTCGAGAAGGCCGAGTTCCTGCGCTACGGCTCGATTCACCGCAACTCCTACGTGGACGCGCCTCGGCTCCTCGGGCCGGAGCTCGAGCTTCGGCAGCGGCCCCACGTCCATCTGGCAGGCCAAATCACCGGGGTCGAGGGCTACATCGAGTCCACGGCCATGGGGCTCGTGGCGGGTAAGCTCGTGGCGGGCCGCCTACTGGGCAGACCCGTGGCGCCGCCCCCGCCGGAGACGGCGATGGGCGCCCTTTACCATCACATCACGCGCCCCCGCGCCCCGGCAGAGCCGTTCGTTCCGATGAACATCAATTACGGTCTCATGCCGCCGCTGGCCGACGCGCCCCGGGGCGGCAAGGCCGACCGCCGGCGTGCCCTCGCGCATCGGGCCGAGAGTTGCTTTGGAGCCTGGGACGCCGCCCCCGGGGGTGGCGAGGCCGGCGCGCACACGGCACCGGCCGACGGTGCGGCCCCGTGA
- the topA gene encoding type I DNA topoisomerase produces MATKKAETKDADVKVDAVAGQPAAKPTKAKAVKAKAVKAKAAQPAKAKVVSVAKAKAVPAKAKAVPAKAKPGKAVPRAEDEVEDLVDELGADVEDDAATDKPSGRKAGKSSGKRAGALVVVESPAKAKTITKYLGAGFVVKASVGHVKDLPKKNIGVDIQKGFSPDYVVIDGKKKVLAEIKAAAKKVDQVFLAPDPDREGEAIAWHIAEEIRDANPNIKRVLFNEITKKAVNEAIEHPIELNPHKFDSQQARRILDRLVGYEISPVLWTKVKRGLSAGRVQSVAVRLVVEREDEIKAFKPEEYWTLDVDVEGASPPPFTARGVRLDGEKLDLRDEGKARAAEAIVKSNPLVVAGVERKERRKNPPAPFITSKLQQEASSKLRFSPKKTMGLAQRLYEGMELGEEGPVGLITYMRTDSTRLSDDALREVRTFIGEKYGQKSVPEAPNVFKTKKSAQDAHEAIRPTSTKYDPETVRRLIEQSGGGGRDPKETEDLLKLYTLIWNRFVACQMVPAVFDQTSIEIKAGRVDLRATGQVLKSPGFLEVYREIVEDAADEDAEGRLPDIHEGETLKLLATKPEQHFTQPPPRFSEATLVKELEEKGIGRPSTYATILSTVQDRGYVERKEGRLYPTELGVMVNGLLVSSFPEIVSTDFTAQMEEQLDKVEEGEVDWVKLLGSFYEPFKQDVAKAKVEMRDVKREEIPTDINCEKCGATMVIKWGRNGHFLACSGYPECKNTKEYVRGEDGTIQVVATERPSGESCPTCSEPMVIRRGRFGEFLACTRYPECKTTKPLSLGVDCPKEGCNGFLTEKRSRKGKVFYGCSNYSKTNCDYVSWDKPVPTACPQCDSKFLVEKVLRTGARLRCPVPGCGYTADVGGAEGGTEEGPLPDASGDRGHAAVS; encoded by the coding sequence ATGGCCACTAAAAAAGCGGAAACGAAGGACGCGGACGTCAAGGTGGACGCGGTGGCGGGGCAGCCCGCAGCCAAGCCGACCAAAGCGAAAGCCGTCAAAGCCAAGGCCGTCAAAGCCAAGGCGGCCCAGCCCGCCAAAGCCAAGGTGGTGAGCGTCGCGAAGGCCAAGGCCGTACCCGCGAAGGCCAAGGCTGTGCCCGCGAAGGCCAAACCCGGAAAAGCGGTGCCTCGGGCCGAAGACGAGGTCGAAGACCTGGTGGACGAACTTGGTGCCGACGTCGAAGATGACGCCGCTACCGACAAGCCGAGCGGGCGCAAAGCCGGCAAGAGCTCGGGCAAAAGGGCGGGGGCGCTCGTCGTCGTCGAGTCGCCTGCCAAGGCCAAAACGATCACGAAGTACCTGGGCGCGGGCTTCGTCGTGAAGGCCTCCGTGGGGCACGTCAAAGATCTGCCGAAGAAGAACATCGGCGTCGACATCCAAAAAGGGTTCTCCCCCGACTACGTCGTCATCGACGGCAAAAAGAAGGTGCTCGCCGAGATCAAAGCTGCGGCCAAAAAGGTCGACCAGGTCTTCCTTGCACCCGACCCCGATCGTGAAGGGGAAGCCATTGCCTGGCATATCGCGGAAGAGATCCGAGACGCCAACCCGAACATCAAGCGGGTGCTCTTCAACGAAATCACGAAGAAGGCGGTGAACGAGGCGATCGAACATCCCATCGAATTGAACCCGCACAAGTTCGATTCGCAGCAGGCGCGACGCATTCTGGATCGCTTGGTGGGCTACGAGATCAGCCCCGTACTGTGGACCAAGGTGAAGCGGGGTCTGTCTGCGGGCCGCGTGCAGTCCGTGGCCGTACGGCTCGTGGTGGAACGCGAAGACGAGATCAAGGCCTTCAAGCCCGAGGAGTACTGGACGCTGGACGTGGATGTGGAGGGGGCATCGCCACCTCCCTTCACCGCCCGCGGCGTTCGCCTCGACGGTGAGAAGCTCGACCTGCGCGACGAGGGTAAGGCGCGGGCGGCCGAGGCGATCGTCAAGTCGAACCCGCTCGTGGTGGCGGGCGTCGAGCGCAAGGAGCGCCGCAAGAACCCGCCGGCGCCATTCATCACCTCCAAGCTCCAACAGGAGGCTTCGAGCAAGCTGCGCTTTTCGCCCAAAAAGACGATGGGCCTCGCGCAGCGTCTGTACGAAGGCATGGAGCTTGGCGAAGAAGGCCCCGTCGGTCTCATCACGTACATGCGTACCGACTCGACCCGCCTGTCCGACGACGCCTTGCGGGAGGTAAGGACCTTCATCGGCGAAAAGTACGGTCAGAAGTCCGTGCCCGAGGCGCCCAACGTCTTCAAGACCAAAAAAAGCGCACAAGACGCCCACGAGGCGATTCGCCCCACCAGCACGAAGTACGATCCGGAGACCGTGCGACGGCTCATCGAGCAAAGCGGCGGCGGGGGGCGGGATCCGAAGGAAACCGAGGATCTGCTCAAGCTCTACACGCTCATCTGGAACCGCTTCGTGGCGTGTCAGATGGTGCCCGCGGTCTTCGACCAAACATCGATCGAGATCAAGGCGGGGCGGGTAGACTTGCGTGCCACCGGTCAGGTACTCAAGAGCCCCGGGTTCCTCGAGGTCTACCGCGAGATCGTCGAAGACGCCGCGGACGAAGACGCCGAGGGGCGTTTGCCTGACATCCACGAGGGCGAGACCCTCAAGCTGCTCGCCACCAAGCCCGAACAGCACTTCACTCAGCCTCCGCCACGCTTTTCCGAAGCCACCCTGGTCAAGGAGCTGGAAGAAAAAGGCATTGGTCGCCCGTCGACCTACGCCACGATCCTCTCCACCGTACAAGACCGCGGCTACGTCGAGCGCAAAGAAGGCCGGCTGTATCCCACCGAGCTCGGCGTCATGGTCAACGGGCTGCTCGTCAGCAGCTTTCCCGAGATCGTCAGCACCGACTTCACCGCCCAGATGGAAGAGCAGCTCGACAAGGTCGAGGAGGGCGAGGTCGACTGGGTGAAGCTGCTCGGCTCCTTCTACGAGCCGTTCAAGCAGGACGTGGCGAAGGCGAAGGTGGAGATGCGCGACGTCAAGCGCGAAGAGATCCCCACCGACATCAACTGCGAAAAGTGTGGCGCCACCATGGTCATCAAGTGGGGTCGCAACGGGCACTTCCTCGCCTGTTCGGGTTATCCCGAGTGCAAGAACACCAAGGAATACGTCCGCGGAGAAGATGGCACCATTCAGGTGGTCGCCACGGAGCGTCCGTCTGGCGAATCGTGCCCGACCTGTAGCGAGCCCATGGTGATTCGCCGGGGCCGCTTCGGAGAGTTCCTGGCCTGCACGCGCTACCCGGAATGCAAGACCACCAAGCCATTGTCGTTGGGTGTCGACTGCCCCAAGGAGGGGTGCAACGGCTTTTTGACGGAGAAGCGGTCGCGCAAGGGCAAGGTGTTCTACGGCTGCTCGAACTACAGCAAGACGAACTGCGACTACGTGTCTTGGGACAAACCCGTGCCCACGGCATGCCCCCAGTGCGACTCGAAGTTCCTGGTAGAGAAAGTGCTTCGCACGGGTGCTCGGCTGCGATGTCCGGTTCCCGGTTGTGGCTACACGGCCGACGTGGGCGGCGCCGAGGGGGGAACCGAGGAAGGTCCCTTGCCAGACGCGTCGGGAGACAGGGGGCATGCCGCGGTTTCGTGA
- a CDS encoding tyrosine-type recombinase/integrase: MEANGPGLLDAFRLHLAAERRASPHTLRAYMADLSAFFAFTVRARCGEDADLSALRLQHLDQIACRAWLASLHGTNDATSIARKLSVLRTFFRVLVRRRLLANSPVGALRGPKRGRRLPAFLDKDEAARLLDAPGPPARKSEDRVAEALRDQALFEVLYGGGLRISEACNLDVGDLVRDGNGLVLDVRQGKGRKDRRVPVGRAAAQALEAYLPKRGALVPAEAAGEVDPSALFLTRRGRRLDPREARRRLGQRELHVGVKRVSPHALRHSFATHLLGEGADLRAIQELLGHASLRTTQRYAQVDIDHLMAVYDKAHPHAAGAPHAERPAAPAPSNPTHEPKSGE, from the coding sequence GTGGAAGCGAACGGACCTGGCCTGCTCGACGCGTTCCGGCTTCACCTGGCGGCGGAGCGGCGCGCCTCCCCTCACACCTTGCGCGCCTACATGGCGGACCTGAGCGCTTTTTTCGCGTTCACGGTCCGTGCCCGTTGCGGGGAGGACGCGGACCTGAGTGCCCTTCGCCTGCAGCACCTCGATCAGATTGCGTGCCGGGCGTGGTTGGCCTCTCTGCACGGCACCAACGACGCCACCAGCATCGCGCGCAAGCTGTCGGTGTTGCGCACCTTCTTCCGGGTTTTGGTGCGTCGCCGCCTGCTCGCAAACAGCCCGGTGGGAGCGCTGAGAGGGCCCAAGCGCGGGCGGCGTCTACCCGCTTTCCTCGACAAAGACGAAGCGGCGCGTTTGCTCGATGCCCCAGGCCCTCCTGCGCGGAAGTCCGAGGATCGCGTGGCCGAAGCGCTGCGCGACCAGGCCCTCTTCGAGGTGCTTTACGGCGGTGGACTTCGTATCTCCGAAGCCTGCAACTTGGACGTGGGCGATCTGGTCCGAGACGGGAACGGACTCGTGTTGGACGTGCGGCAAGGCAAAGGGCGCAAGGATCGGCGCGTCCCGGTGGGCCGTGCGGCGGCGCAGGCACTCGAGGCCTACCTGCCCAAGCGCGGGGCGCTGGTGCCGGCGGAAGCGGCCGGTGAAGTCGATCCGTCCGCGCTCTTTCTCACACGGCGTGGGCGCCGGCTCGACCCTCGCGAGGCCAGGCGCCGGCTGGGACAGCGCGAACTTCACGTGGGCGTCAAGCGTGTTTCGCCCCACGCGCTCAGGCACAGCTTCGCCACACACCTTCTCGGCGAAGGGGCCGACTTGCGAGCGATCCAGGAATTGCTAGGACACGCCAGCCTGCGCACGACCCAACGTTATGCGCAGGTCGACATCGACCACTTGATGGCCGTCTACGACAAAGCGCACCCGCACGCTGCTGGTGCTCCTCACGCGGAGCGCCCCGCCGCTCCGGCCCCGAGCAACCCCACACACGAACCCAAATCCGGGGAGTGA
- the hslU gene encoding ATP-dependent protease ATPase subunit HslU: MFTPKSAEALTPKAIVEELDRYIVGQKDAKRAVAVALRNRWRRQQVQPPMRDEISPKNIMLIGPTGVGKTEIARRLAKLAGAPFVKVEASKFTEVGYVGRDVDSMVRDLAETAVSMVRLEERERVRPRARDNAEERLLDILLPPARGGRAAPSGGIALGPAGGEDTSPSGSEQATRESLRRMLREGKLDDRKVEVETADAPQSVIDVFSGTGMEEMVLNLKDMLPGGGRRTKRHKVPVPEALQLLTEEEAAKLIDQDRVTKEALRRAEQSGIIFIDEIDKVAGREGSGRGPDVSREGVQRDLLPIIEGSTVSTKYGPLRTDHVLFVAAGAFHVSKPKDLIPELQGRFPIRVELEPLSKEDFVRILTEPENALTKQYKALMATEHVQIEWQDDAIAEIARVAADVNARHENIGARRLHTVLERLLDELAFEAPEIGAQTVRITREYVSQRLGSILADEDLSQYIL; encoded by the coding sequence ATGTTCACGCCCAAAAGCGCCGAAGCCCTGACTCCCAAAGCGATCGTGGAAGAGCTCGACCGCTACATCGTGGGCCAAAAAGACGCCAAGCGCGCCGTGGCCGTGGCGCTGCGCAACCGTTGGCGCCGCCAGCAGGTGCAGCCTCCCATGCGGGACGAGATCTCTCCGAAGAACATCATGCTCATCGGCCCCACGGGCGTGGGCAAGACGGAGATTGCGCGCCGCCTGGCCAAGCTGGCCGGCGCCCCCTTCGTGAAGGTCGAAGCCTCGAAGTTCACCGAGGTGGGCTACGTGGGGCGCGACGTTGATTCGATGGTGCGGGATCTGGCCGAGACGGCGGTCTCCATGGTGCGCCTGGAGGAACGTGAGCGCGTGCGCCCACGGGCTCGAGACAACGCCGAAGAGCGGCTGCTCGACATTCTTCTGCCGCCCGCGCGGGGTGGCCGTGCCGCGCCTTCGGGCGGCATCGCACTCGGCCCGGCAGGTGGTGAGGATACGAGCCCAAGCGGTTCAGAGCAGGCCACGCGCGAGAGCCTGCGCCGCATGCTCCGTGAAGGAAAGCTCGACGACCGCAAGGTCGAGGTGGAGACCGCTGACGCGCCCCAGTCTGTCATCGACGTGTTCTCGGGCACCGGCATGGAGGAAATGGTTCTCAACCTGAAGGACATGCTCCCGGGCGGAGGCCGTCGCACCAAACGACACAAGGTGCCCGTGCCCGAGGCGCTGCAGCTGCTCACGGAAGAAGAGGCGGCCAAGCTCATCGATCAAGACCGCGTGACGAAAGAGGCGCTTCGCCGCGCCGAGCAGTCGGGCATCATCTTCATCGACGAGATCGACAAGGTGGCGGGCCGCGAAGGCAGCGGCCGCGGCCCCGACGTCTCCCGGGAAGGTGTGCAGCGGGACCTGCTGCCCATCATCGAAGGATCGACCGTTTCCACGAAATACGGGCCGCTGCGTACGGATCACGTGTTGTTCGTGGCGGCAGGGGCGTTTCACGTGAGCAAGCCCAAGGATCTCATCCCCGAGCTCCAGGGGCGTTTTCCCATCCGTGTCGAACTCGAGCCGCTCTCGAAAGAGGACTTCGTGCGCATCCTCACCGAACCCGAGAACGCCCTCACCAAGCAATACAAGGCGCTGATGGCGACCGAACACGTGCAGATCGAGTGGCAAGACGACGCGATCGCCGAGATCGCGCGTGTGGCGGCAGACGTGAACGCGCGTCACGAGAACATCGGGGCCCGGCGGCTGCACACCGTGCTCGAACGTCTGCTCGACGAGCTGGCCTTCGAGGCGCCCGAGATCGGAGCCCAGACGGTGCGCATCACGCGGGAGTACGTGAGCCAGCGCCTCGGCAGCATCCTGGCAGACGAGGATCTCAGCCAGTACATCCTCTGA
- the hslV gene encoding ATP-dependent protease subunit HslV — translation MSRSEASRIRSTTVLVVRRNGHVVMGADGQVTMGQTVMKGSARKLRRLHEGRVLAGFAGSAADGLTLFEKFEAKLKEGNGNLTRAAVELAKDWRTDRLLRRLEALLLVADKERTLLLSGTGDVIEPDTDVAAIGSGGNFALAAGRALLEATELPARAVVEKALGIAADICVYTNANLVLEELS, via the coding sequence ATGAGCCGATCCGAAGCGTCTCGCATTCGTTCCACGACCGTGTTGGTCGTGCGGCGCAACGGCCACGTCGTCATGGGGGCCGACGGCCAAGTGACCATGGGCCAAACCGTCATGAAGGGCTCCGCGCGCAAGTTGCGTCGGCTTCACGAAGGCCGCGTGCTTGCGGGTTTTGCTGGCTCGGCTGCCGATGGGTTGACCTTGTTCGAGAAGTTCGAGGCCAAGTTGAAGGAAGGCAACGGTAACCTCACTCGCGCCGCCGTCGAACTCGCGAAGGACTGGCGCACGGATCGCTTGCTGCGTCGCCTCGAGGCCTTGCTGCTCGTGGCCGACAAAGAACGAACCTTGCTGCTCTCCGGGACGGGGGACGTGATCGAACCCGACACCGACGTGGCGGCGATCGGGTCCGGCGGCAACTTCGCTCTGGCGGCGGGTCGGGCGCTGCTCGAAGCGACGGAGCTGCCTGCGCGGGCCGTGGTTGAGAAGGCGCTCGGCATCGCGGCGGACATCTGCGTGTACACGAACGCGAACCTGGTGCTCGAAGAGCTCAGCTGA
- a CDS encoding DNA-protecting protein DprA, giving the protein MAMLSSNELRFVPAHDPGFPSGLAQLPKPLPGVWVRGALPEQPVVGVVGSRAASRQGCDVAKRWAADLVREGYGTVSGGALGIDAAGHEGTLEAGGFTFAVLGCGVDVIYPDRHGPLFGRIAAQGGLLSEYPPGTGPRPGQFPVRNRLIVALAQAVVVIEARLRSGALVTARLAHRRGKRLLALPGSAGTDWLLQSGMAWPVTDKASLLQALSDRPAGAPSGARAEAVVPPVVEALRAGMETPAAVALYLGRPLSDVMAALVEAELEGWVHRGAGSRYEVTRTIHGH; this is encoded by the coding sequence ATGGCGATGTTGTCCTCGAACGAGCTCCGTTTCGTCCCCGCCCACGACCCTGGCTTCCCGTCGGGGCTGGCCCAGTTGCCAAAGCCCCTTCCGGGGGTCTGGGTGCGGGGCGCCTTGCCGGAGCAGCCCGTGGTGGGAGTGGTCGGGTCGCGAGCGGCCTCCCGTCAGGGCTGTGATGTGGCGAAGCGCTGGGCGGCTGACCTCGTCCGTGAGGGTTACGGAACGGTGTCCGGAGGCGCTTTGGGTATCGATGCCGCAGGACACGAGGGCACCTTGGAAGCAGGGGGCTTCACCTTTGCGGTGCTCGGGTGTGGTGTCGACGTGATCTACCCGGATCGGCACGGGCCCCTCTTCGGACGCATTGCCGCCCAGGGCGGGCTCTTGTCGGAGTACCCACCCGGCACGGGCCCGCGTCCCGGACAGTTTCCCGTGCGCAACCGGCTGATCGTGGCCCTCGCACAGGCGGTGGTGGTGATCGAAGCGCGGCTGCGATCAGGGGCGCTCGTCACGGCGCGTCTTGCGCATCGACGCGGCAAACGACTGCTGGCTCTGCCGGGCTCTGCCGGCACCGATTGGCTTCTCCAGTCAGGCATGGCCTGGCCGGTCACCGACAAGGCAAGCCTTTTGCAAGCCCTCTCGGACCGCCCTGCCGGGGCTCCCTCAGGCGCGCGGGCTGAGGCCGTCGTGCCCCCCGTCGTCGAGGCGCTCCGGGCGGGCATGGAAACACCTGCCGCGGTGGCGCTTTACCTGGGCCGGCCTCTCTCCGATGTGATGGCCGCTTTGGTCGAAGCAGAGCTCGAGGGATGGGTTCATCGCGGGGCGGGTAGTCGATACGAGGTGACGAGGACGATTCATGGCCACTAA
- a CDS encoding LysM peptidoglycan-binding domain-containing protein, translated as MSATGGSPFAQEPSVRDTMRALQDNEAAPLPDVDAIERGETPAASVSFGRLNRKSKPAEAPDNVSTPPRDTPASVSRARLGGGDEEEEEEGYPSDYGSEASPEVTEVPELHQVTDGDTLWSLCGRYFGDPWRWPQLWALNPQVTNPHWIFTGDAIRLRPGAGGELPVSLAEDLSPARAAQSGAVRAIKLREAGMVATDDLRAAARISGSREEKIMLASGDSAYLAFPKTQRLVAGERYTVFTVDKGAPIKDPASGKVLGYLVRIHGDVVVNQIADETTGRGTLVDLTEPVERGYYVSKRVQAFKQVRPLASEVSLESKIVATFSPTFMLAEQDFVVLSRGRKDGLRVGNRSYVIRQGDGYRPLMEGWDTFDTKFPKEIVAELLVVDVREAAAVAWVSKSSKEIRVGEFTETRRGY; from the coding sequence ATGTCCGCGACGGGAGGGTCGCCCTTTGCCCAGGAGCCCTCGGTGCGAGACACGATGCGCGCCCTGCAAGACAACGAAGCGGCGCCGTTGCCTGACGTGGATGCGATCGAGCGGGGTGAAACGCCGGCCGCTTCGGTCAGCTTCGGACGGCTCAACCGAAAGTCCAAGCCAGCGGAGGCGCCCGACAACGTGTCGACCCCGCCCCGGGACACCCCCGCATCCGTTTCGCGGGCTCGCCTCGGCGGCGGCGACGAAGAGGAAGAGGAAGAGGGGTATCCCAGCGACTACGGTAGCGAGGCGTCGCCCGAGGTCACCGAGGTGCCCGAGCTCCATCAGGTGACCGATGGCGATACCTTGTGGTCCCTCTGCGGCCGCTACTTTGGCGATCCCTGGCGGTGGCCGCAGCTGTGGGCCCTGAACCCCCAGGTGACCAACCCGCACTGGATCTTCACCGGCGACGCGATTCGGCTCAGGCCGGGGGCCGGGGGGGAGCTACCCGTGTCGCTAGCCGAGGATCTATCCCCGGCGCGTGCCGCGCAGTCCGGAGCCGTTCGAGCGATCAAGCTACGCGAAGCCGGCATGGTGGCCACGGACGATTTGCGTGCGGCGGCCCGCATCAGCGGTTCACGCGAGGAGAAGATCATGCTGGCGTCGGGCGACTCCGCCTACCTTGCCTTTCCGAAGACCCAGCGCCTGGTCGCGGGTGAACGGTACACGGTGTTCACCGTGGACAAGGGTGCGCCGATCAAAGACCCTGCGAGCGGCAAGGTGCTTGGCTACCTCGTGAGGATCCACGGGGATGTCGTGGTCAACCAGATCGCTGACGAGACCACCGGGCGGGGCACCCTGGTCGACCTGACGGAGCCGGTCGAACGAGGCTACTACGTGAGCAAGCGGGTGCAGGCCTTCAAGCAGGTCCGCCCCCTCGCATCCGAGGTGAGCCTGGAGTCCAAGATCGTGGCCACCTTCTCACCCACCTTCATGCTCGCCGAGCAGGACTTCGTGGTCCTGTCGCGGGGGCGCAAGGACGGGCTGCGGGTGGGCAACCGCTCGTACGTGATCCGGCAAGGCGACGGGTACCGCCCCCTGATGGAGGGCTGGGATACCTTCGACACGAAGTTTCCCAAAGAGATCGTGGCGGAGCTGCTCGTCGTGGACGTGCGCGAGGCGGCGGCGGTGGCCTGGGTGTCGAAGTCCAGCAAGGAGATTCGGGTGGGTGAGTTCACGGAGACCCGGCGGGGCTACTGA
- the ybgF gene encoding tol-pal system protein YbgF produces the protein MKPEVRSHLRQSLGVAALAMGLGACAPHPTSVKVQDLNQTIASLRAQNTEYLRRIEELENQVFVLSDKVGGREAPEEPAVVAPARLPRVTLRPGDEVPGIEASETAVYSFGDEGTVEYAGDAAKPSRHRPLLRLVGDGSQVGIEGAEDRAPAAVRLAVAPPVRPPSGVAAGEPKRLAVTSSDEAPQALYRHALEHLRGGRHADAAAGFREFLRRFAKHDYADNAQYWLAECYYDLKDFVTAVREFRKVADEYPAGNKVPDALLKVGLAYVALGNEAAGRSTLRELAERYAAHPAAALAKQRVAELDGGNTEDEPGVGGVRP, from the coding sequence ATGAAGCCAGAAGTACGGAGCCATTTGCGCCAGAGTCTCGGGGTGGCCGCCCTGGCCATGGGCCTCGGTGCCTGTGCCCCGCATCCGACGTCTGTGAAGGTACAGGATCTGAACCAGACGATTGCGTCGTTGAGGGCGCAGAACACCGAGTACCTGAGGCGTATCGAGGAGCTCGAGAACCAGGTGTTCGTGTTGAGCGACAAGGTCGGAGGGCGGGAAGCGCCGGAGGAACCAGCGGTCGTTGCACCAGCCCGCCTGCCCCGGGTCACGCTCAGACCGGGTGACGAGGTGCCGGGGATCGAGGCTTCCGAGACCGCGGTCTACAGCTTCGGTGACGAGGGCACGGTGGAGTATGCGGGCGACGCCGCCAAGCCCTCACGCCACCGACCCCTGCTGCGTCTCGTGGGTGACGGAAGCCAGGTCGGCATCGAGGGCGCTGAGGATCGGGCCCCCGCGGCGGTTCGTCTGGCCGTGGCCCCGCCGGTCAGGCCCCCCTCCGGCGTCGCGGCGGGCGAACCCAAACGCCTCGCCGTCACGAGCTCTGACGAAGCGCCCCAGGCGCTCTACCGACATGCGCTCGAGCACCTTCGGGGCGGACGGCATGCCGACGCCGCAGCCGGCTTTCGCGAGTTCCTGCGCCGCTTCGCCAAGCACGACTACGCCGACAACGCGCAGTACTGGCTGGCCGAGTGTTACTACGATCTCAAGGATTTCGTGACCGCCGTGCGCGAATTCCGAAAGGTGGCGGACGAATACCCGGCGGGAAACAAGGTGCCCGACGCCCTCTTGAAGGTGGGCCTGGCTTACGTGGCCCTCGGCAACGAGGCGGCCGGGCGAAGCACCTTGCGAGAATTGGCGGAGCGGTACGCCGCCCATCCCGCAGCCGCTTTGGCCAAACAACGTGTGGCCGAGCTGGACGGCGGCAACACCGAGGATGAACCCGGCGTGGGGGGCGTTCGTCCCTGA